In a genomic window of Henningerozyma blattae CBS 6284 chromosome 9, complete genome:
- the STE20 gene encoding mitogen-activated protein kinase kinase kinase kinase STE20 (similar to Saccharomyces cerevisiae STE20 (YHL007C); ancestral locus Anc_2.496): MSDPQHNGTDDGYDKVLGLLGGDPREELDIQNEMDAIRHYNQDPADYSGGTSPGDQNINLSFDLPRATASLNVNGLKETNITNTREDTNTLPDTQATMLNTDLSDYKSMDPKHSVEDLSLNIDLHLNSNSTTNTDLNTDTDTDLLNNHQQKKIVITGASANTTHPIISSTLSNTNSISNSIINNNNGIYLDDPIQFTRISSTSMVNESSSVPPSPSSSASLSASSSSANTDTDDEYHHHTHSKENKTIKINHSHTTSIDNTITSNNIQADSSYANVKKKYIDVKTPNNSNNISNSFNTTLDYDDEELADDFDNELSMLNNISTDNSGNGNNSMGLSSSYYQDNTNMNNFRSSTPVDHSTTNPSSNSTNNNNNATKLHSRSSSMSLIKEKLNITNTNNSSSNNNRFSHSKHSSMSSSISNVKIETNFNRHTRSSLSISGPVSISGSPSRSASNSFSKNNNFNNNNNNCSTGSGTSRNVNNSPSRSMSNSFSRNNSNNNLKISTPTLHQSPKLQINITSASNSNSNNNDMGSTTTSSTNNIRYNVSPSMSGMKNSISSTNTLKKMPKSNSPKPPHVPRSNSSPSYNISSSSSSSTSSSPSTNGSNNGNVKRKSGGNRMKGVFSSFVQNMKRNPQPEKKKQPTNYLNYKNNSSNNSSNSISGNSNRSSNHSNNSNRNSPSSYSKTSIKISTPYNAKHIHHVGIDRNTGEYTGLPDEWEKLLTSSGITRKEQKENMQAVMDIVKFYQEATETSGEDKVFKTFNVNNSISTIPSTQSFRTPSTSNNNKFENYNDSPSFSMGQQTPQSHSMRNVTPSFSGRNSPIGNITISSSDVSSHTSAEKYIPTRPAPKPPTQSSSANKIPRHPLASNNSSNNNISSHSKGSSQSSPISMVIKNTSPMPRASTISRAATIKKEEQPLPPLPTERKSEENEDNLISDAKVENVTLAPPRVDEKNTTIPIEVSKVEISDEKTVPVQNIPPIPKTHAISNEDIIRKPKTISPERKREEREKKMKQLYAKLHEICSSGDPSKVYRNLVKIGQGASGGVYTAYEVGTNASVAVKQMNLEKQPKTELIINEIIVMKESKHKNIVNFIDSYLLKGDLWVVMEYMEGGSLTDVVTHCILTEGQIGAVCRETLNGLKFLHSKGVIHRDIKSDNILLSMQGDIKLTDFGFCAQINEVHLKRTTMVGTPYWMAPEVVSRKEYGPKVDIWSLGIMIIEMIEGEPPYLNETPLRALYLIATNGTPELKEPEKLSSILHNFLDACLKVDPEVRATATELLETELITEVASENISLAPLVKVARMKKIAEGINEEDDDEVNEDD; the protein is encoded by the coding sequence ATGAGTGATCCGCAGCATAACGGTACTGATGACGGTTATGATAAAGTACTAGGCCTTCTTGGTGGTGATCCCAGAGAAGAGCTAGATATCCAAAATGAAATGGATGCCATTAGACACTATAATCAAGATCCGGCAGATTATTCGGGTGGAACTAGCCCTGGTGaccaaaatattaatcttTCGTTTGATTTACCTAGAGCTACAGCCAGTTTAAATGTAAATGGGTTGAAAGAAACTAATATAACTAATACTAGAGAAGATACAAACACACTTCCGGATACACAAGCTACCATGCTGAATACAGATCTAAGTGACTATAAATCGATGGATCCAAAACATTCGGTAGAGGATCTGTCGTTGAATATTGATTTGcatttaaattctaattccACCACAAACACGGATTTAAACACTGATACAGATACAGACTTGTTGAATAATCACCAACAGAAGAAAATTGTAATTACTGGAGCCTCTGCAAATACAACTCatccaataatttcaaGTACACtttcaaatacaaattcaatatccaattcaataataaataataataatgggaTTTACTTGGATGACCCAATCCAATTTACTAGAATATCATCTACATCTATGGTGAATGAGAGCTCTTCGGTGCCACCGTCTCCTTCATCATCTGCTTCTCTTTCAGCATCATCTTCCTCTGCTAATACAGATACTGATGACGAATACCATCATCATACCCATTcaaaggaaaataaaacgATAAAGATTAATCATTCTCATACCACATCTATTGATAATACTATTACAAGTAATAACATTCAAGCTGATTCCTCATATGCTAACgtgaaaaagaaatatattgatgTTAAAACtccaaataatagtaataatatttcgaattcttttaataccACTCTAgattatgatgatgagGAGTTAGCAGATGATTTCGATAATGAGCTTTCTAtgttaaataatatcaGTACTGATAATTCTggtaatggtaataattcCATGGGGCTATCTTCTTCATATTATCAagataatacaaatatgaataatttcaGATCTTCAACTCCTGTAGACCATAGCACCACAAATCCTAGTAGTAATagtacaaataataataataatgctaCAAAATTACATAGTCGTAGTTCTTCTATgtcattaattaaagaaaaattaaacataaccaatacaaataattctagTAGCAATAACAATAGATTTTCTCATTCAAAACATAGCTCTATGTCTTCATCTATTTCAAATGTCAAGATTGAAACTAATTTCAACAGACATACCAGATCTTCGTTATCAATTTCGGGCCCAGTTTCCATATCAGGCTCTCCTTCGAGGTCTGCGtctaattcattttctaaaaataataattttaataataacaataataattgcaGTACCGGAAGTGGAACTTCAAGAaatgttaataattctcCTTCTAGATCTATGTCAAACTCtttttcaagaaataatagtaataataatttgaaaatttccaCTCCTACACTACATCAAAGTCCcaaattacaaattaatataactTCCGCGtctaatagtaatagtaataataacgaTATGGGATCCACTACAACATCatctacaaataatattagatataATGTGAGTCCGTCAATGTCTGGTATGAAAAATAGTATATCAAGTACAAatactttaaaaaaaatgccaAAATCAAATAGCCCAAAACCTCCACACGTGCCAAGATCAAATTCCTCTCCAAGCTATAatatatcttcatcatcatcttcttcaactTCTTCATCACCATCTACTAATGGTAgtaataatggtaatgtTAAAAGGAAAAGTGGAGGTAATAGAATGAAAGGTGtgttttcttcatttgttcaaaatatgaaaaGAAATCCACAAcctgaaaagaaaaaacagCCTactaattatttaaattataaaaataattctagtaataatagttcGAATAGTATAAGTGgtaatagtaatagaaGTAGTAATCACAgcaataatagtaatagaaATAGTCCTAGTAGTTATTCAAAAActtcaattaaaatttcaactcCATATAATGCAAAGCATATTCATCATGTTGGTATTGATAGAAACACTGGTGAGTATACAGGTCTACCAGATGAATgggaaaaattattaacatCAAGTGGTATTACAAGGAAAGAACAAAAGGAGAATATGCAAGCAGTTATGGATATTGTTAAATTCTATCAAGAAGCCACTGAAACAAGCGGAGAGGATAAAGTTTTCAAGACTTTTaatgttaataattcaatatcaaCTATACCTTCCACTCAATCGTTTAGAACTCCGTCAACTTCAAACAATaacaaatttgaaaattataatgattCTCCTTCATTTAGTATGGGTCAGCAAACCCCTCAAAGCCATAGTATGAGAAATGTAACTCCAAGTTTCAGTGGTAGAAATTCTCCAATTGGAAATATAACAATTTCTTCAAGTGATGTTTCCAGTCATACTTCTgctgaaaaatatattccaaCAAGACCAGCACCAAAACCTCCTACTCAATCCTCTTCTGCTAATAAGATACCTAGACACCCATTAGCCTcaaataatagtagtaataataatatatcttcTCATTCAAAAGGTTCGTCACAATCTTCTCCCATATCAATggttattaaaaatacatcTCCAATGCCTAGAGCATCAACTATTTCAAGAGCTGCTACTATAAAAAAGGAAGAACAACCATTACCTCCTTTACCTACTGAAAGGAAAtctgaagaaaatgaagataatttGATATCTGATGCGAAAGTTGAAAATGTAACACTAGCACCTCCAAGAGtagatgaaaaaaatactacaATACCAATAGAAGTTTCAAAAGTGGAGATATCAGATGAAAAAACTGTACCAGTACAAAACATTCCACCAATTCCAAAGACTCATGCTATCTCTAATGAagatataataagaaaGCCCAAGACCATTTCTCCAGAACgaaaaagagaagaaagagaaaagaaaatgaaacaatTATATGCTAAATTACATGAAATATGTTCCAGTGGAGATCCAAGTAAAGTTTATAGAAATTTAGTGAAAATTGGTCAAGGTGCATCTGGTGGTGTTTACACTGCATATGAAGTGGGTACTAATGCATCAGTTGCAGTTAAACAGATGAATTTAGAAAAGCAACCTAAAAcagaattaattattaatgaaattattgttatGAAAGAAAGTAAACATAAAAATATAgttaattttattgattcttatttattaaaaggtGATTTATGGGTTGTTATGGAATACATGGAAGGTGGTTCTTTAACAGATGTTGTTACTCATTGTATTTTAACTGAAGGTCAAATTGGTGCAGTTTGTCGAGAAACTTTAAATGGGTTAAAATTTTTGCATTCTAAAGGTGTGATTCATAGAGATATTAAATcagataatattttattatctatGCAAggtgatattaaattaactGATTTTGGATTCTGTGCACAAATCAATGAAGTTCATTTAAAGAGAACAACAATGGTTGGTACACCATATTGGATGGCACCAGAAGTTGTTTCGAGGAAAGAATATGGTCCAAAAGTTGATATTTGGTCACTTGGTATAATGATTATTGAAATGATTGAAGGTGAACCTccatatttaaatgaaactCCATTAAGAgcattatatttaattgccACCAACGGTACACCTGAATTAAAGGAACCTGAAAAACTAAGTTCTATATTACACAACTTCTTAGATGCTTGTTTGAAAGTTGATCCTGAAGTTAGAGCTACGGCTACggaattattagaaacaGAACTTATAACTGAAGTAGCATCCGAAAATATATCTTTGGCCCCATTAGTTAAAGTAGcaagaatgaaaaaaattgcaGAAGgtattaatgaagaagatgacgATGAGgttaatgaagatgattaA
- the CUE2 gene encoding Cue2p (similar to Saccharomyces cerevisiae CUE2 (YKL090W); ancestral locus Anc_2.494), translating into MIDLLQDVFPDKPLQTLQQALDDANGDTQLASAILLNDTNPTTTLTDRELLTSIFPDTPHETLASLYNPSFTLDENVSNILQSENSSSPSVWQNTRNNINQVVQYTGVKDHFARKYLHQNGLNAVLAIISIINSFDYNYLQTKIASQHPGVTKSKSESSIYNKPNTSHIRGRVQTSNGFAYLNKKTNTTTTPRQDKRTTEVKNILNHPYVFNPLEYSKLLDIIQGDHNLRSVSPVFLKNSFVFFCGDIDKVLMVCLLVVENNNELQTYPSKEVGPFEKQLHPIDNSRKKLYLSHIVTTNAKIKSSPTRYKSPASTLSSPTTSNTDISNDLFDNGKIDFHGFLPNQVKNILQSSLPKWWDEEMLERELHSDKSGSLVKYVSPITIITGRGLHSVGGISKVRIQVQKFLEQNHYVYEEQPSLFIVQGKKIQR; encoded by the coding sequence ATGATAGATCTATTACAAGATGTTTTCCCTGATAAACCGCTACAAACACTGCAGCAGGCCCTCGACGACGCCAACGGAGACACCCAACTGGCATCTGCCattcttttaaatgataCAAATCCCACCACAACGCTAACCGACCGTGAGCTTCTCACAAGCATATTCCCCGACACCCCACACGAGACCCTGGCAAGCCTGTACAACCCAAGTTTCACTTTGGATGAAAACGTCTCAAATATATTGCAGAGCGAAAACTCCTCCTCCCCTTCCGTTTGGCAAAACACAAGAAATAACATCAACCAAGTTGTTCAATATACAGGCGTGAAAGATCATTTCGCAAGAAAATATCTCCACCAAAACGGTTTGAATGCCGTGTTGGCTATAATTTCAATCATCAATTCGTTCGATTATAATTATCTCCAAACCAAAATTGCCTCTCAGCATCCGGGTGTAACCAAAAGCAAGTCCGAATCTTCCATATACAACAAACCAAACACATCCCATATACGAGGAAGAGTTCAAACTTCAAATGGGTTTGcctatttaaataaaaaaactaatacCACCACCACCCCCCGTCAAGACAAAAGAACAACAgaagtgaaaaatattcttaatCATCCTTATGTCTTCAATCCATTGGAGTATTCGAAATTATTGGATATCATTCAAGGTGATCATAATTTACGTTCCGTTAGTCCtgtttttttgaagaattcCTTTGTATTTTTCTGTGGAGATATAGATAAAGTATTAATGGTGTGTCTTCTTGTcgttgaaaataataatgaattacaAACATACCCTTCGAAAGAAGTTGGCccatttgaaaaacaattgcatccaattgataattctcgtaaaaaattatatctaTCACATATCGTTACAACAAACGCTAAAATCAAATCTTCACCAACACGTTATAAATCTCCTGCTTCAACACTGTCGTCGCCTACTACATCAAATACAGACATTAGcaatgatttatttgataacGGGAAAATCGATTTCCATGGGTTTTTACCAAATCAagtcaaaaatattttacaatcaTCTTTACCAAAATGGTGGGATGAAGAAATGTTAGAGAGAGAATTACATTCAGATAAATCGGGCTCATTAGTAAAATATGTCTCTccaattacaattataacAGGAAGAGGTCTTCATAGTGTGGGTGGCATTTCAAAAGTTAGGATTCAAGtccaaaaatttttagaacAAAACCATTACGTTTATGAGGAACAAccttctttatttattgttcaaggtaaaaaaattcaaagatAA
- the YAP3 gene encoding Yap3p (similar to Saccharomyces cerevisiae YAP3 (YHL009C); ancestral locus Anc_2.493), whose product MLPSAHCTMRPWPTRLHVRAPTLLQTQTPAAALQTPPRSLNKNRSTLPISTDLSTLPAQLPNPSASAPSYSNSPRSTAPRDPDDPLGCDIFSTENPSSHTRNSSIYALSADSEWQNPGSFSTNTFGGTSQGNPPSPFSRPPMKSNSFSMGSENLLFMAGISPTTERPPQQQQQQQPQSLGGPLGGNVSASVFQDIPAQLQLQPQLPNNDPRRCSVFSDTALGGSHANGGRKYSLHQENRVHKKSLSHSYEPPVPVPLPLQDPCSSEVKDTESVEEKIKAKKKAQNRAAQKAFRERKEAKLKELEKKLEQSERDKEALERKIEELRRLNMEINAENRLLLKKNDSIYHHQPYLHHNSYPAFINPFDNMKPMQNHIQTPMQAQMQSPVQPTTPAPAQAQAQAQAPAPPQMSIPINRNGATVAENIMLPIQAVWDYLHKKLSENKNLKLDNTKSNVLNVYETRNTIIMDVMRRLKEWDNNNPHQNSFNYVYPKTVIDEYLKQSIDSIKF is encoded by the coding sequence ATGCTGCCGTCAGCTCACTGTACTATGCGGCCTTGGCCGACTCGCCTGCACGTGAGAGCGCCGACCCTGCTGCAAACCCAAACGCCAGCAGCAGCACTGCAAACCCCTCCACGTTCATTAAACAAGAACCGCTCTACCCTTCCCATCTCCACCGACCTTTCCACTCTGCCTGCCCAGCTGCCCAATCCCAGCGCCTCTGCTCCCTCCTACAGCAACAGCCCTCGCAGCACTGCGCCTCGCGACCCGGACGATCCATTGGGCtgtgatattttttccacCGAGAATCCCAGTAGCCATACTCGTAACAGTTCCATCTATGCTCTGTCTGCCGACTCGGAATGGCAAAACCCAGGCTCGTTTAGCACCAACACGTTTGGCGGCACCAGCCAGGGAAACCCACCGTCGCCCTTTTCGCGTCCTCCCATGAAGTCGAACTCCTTCTCCATGGGCTCCGAGAACTTGCTCTTTATGGCCGGCATCAGCCCCACCACCGAAAGACCTCcacagcagcagcagcagcagcagccACAATCTCTGGGCGGGCCTCTGGGCGGCAACGTCTCCGCGTCGGTCTTTCAAGATATTCCCGCGCAATTACAACTGCAGCCCCAGCTGCCAAACAACGATCCTAGAAGGTGTTCTGTGTTCAGCGATACCGCCCTGGGGGGTTCCCATGCCAACGGTGGAAGAAAGTATTCTCTCCACCAGGAAAATAGAGTCCACAAGAAATCTCTGTCGCATTCCTACGAGCCTCCTGTGCCCGTGCCCTTGCCCCTACAGGACCCTTGCAGCTCCGAGGTGAAAGATACAGAGAGTGTGGAGGAAAAGATCAAAGCCAAGAAAAAGGCCCAGAACAGAGCCGCGCAGAAGGCGTTCCGTGAAAGGAAAGAGGCCAAGCTAAAGGAGCTGGAGAAGAAACTGGAACAGAGCGAAAGGGACAAAGAGGCGCTGGAGCGGAAGATCGAGGAACTTAGACGGCTGAACATGGAGATCAACGCGGAGAATAGACTCCTGCTGAAGAAAAACGACAGTATCTACCACCATCAGCCGTACTTACATCACAACTCGTACCCGGCGTTTATCAATCCCTTTGACAATATGAAACCCATGCAGAATCACATACAAACCCCGATGCAAGCCCAAATGCAATCTCCCGTGCAACCTACTACGCCGGCCCCGGCCCAGGCCCAGGCCCAGGCCCAGGCACCAGCACCCCCTCAGATGTCAATCCCCATTAATAGAAACGGCGCCACCGTCGCAGAAAATATAATGCTCCCCATCCAAGCCGTATGGGATTACCTCCACAAGAAACTGTcggaaaataaaaacttgAAATTAGACAACACCAAGTCAAACGTATTGAACGTTTACGAAACAAGAAACACAATCATCATGGACGTCATGCGAAGACTCAAGGAATGGGACAACAACAACCCGCACCAAAACTCCTTCAACTACGTCTATCCGAAAACTGTCATTGAcgaatatttaaaacaatcaATAGATTCCATCAAATTCTAA
- the TBLA0I00320 gene encoding uncharacterized protein, producing the protein MRVEYHCKRDECMNNEVFVEGDMDINIDKLQICRLRNNSLYDDCCNYTGSWYAANTETIVVRQASWQPKKKTILVAKFADVDGNYPREYRRRKDEGEIVGAVWKDIAMKERASKVMIKSFPIELCYKLHGVNMLFVGRFSKAKVVALQKYFKNLQEYLIYHGGYGNRNEIIEALCRKPVDFFLCERTTATTYNYSFRFNRPMVNAKTFEKYRKQFVDGVKSEARTRVHHPSVFKFHINTLV; encoded by the coding sequence ATGAGAGTGGAATATCATTGTAAAAGAGACGAATGCATGAATAACGAAGTGTTTGTGGAGGGCGACATGGatataaatatagataaaTTGCAGATATGTAGGTTGCGTAACAACAGTCTTTATGACGATTGCTGTAATTATACCGGGTCATGGTACGCGGCTAACACAGAGACGATCGTGGTGCGCCAGGCGAGTTGGCAgccaaagaaaaaaaccATCCTGGTGGCGAAGTTTGCTGATGTGGATGGGAATTACCCCAGAGAATACAGGCGGAGGAAAGACGAAGGCGAGATCGTTGGCGCGGTTTGGAAAGACATTGCGATGAAAGAAAGAGCCTCGAAGGTGATGATCAAGAGTTTCCCCATCGAGCTGTGCTACAAGCTACATGGTGTCAATATGCTGTTTGTAGGCCGGTTTTCCAAAGCCAAGGTGGTGGCGCTACagaaatatttcaagaatCTCCAAGAATACTTGATCTATCACGGTGGGTATGGCAATCGGAATGAGATAATCGAAGCACTTTGCCGCAAGCCGGTGGACTTTTTCTTGTGCGAGCGTACGACTGCGACAACGTACAACTATTCCTTTAGATTCAACCGTCCGATGGTGAATGCCAAGACCTTTGAGAAATATAGGAAACAGTTTGTGGACGGGGTGAAGAGCGAAGCACGAACGAGGGTTCATCATCCCTCTGTATTTAAGTTTCATATAAACACCCTTGTTTAG
- the TMN3 gene encoding Tmn3p (similar to Saccharomyces cerevisiae YER113C; ancestral locus Anc_7.411): MKYKPRNSSTLANWLSLVVSVVLLILSLQYISHLIHVNSPQLDDRKIFKSYHNNNINGWIKPNLYKVGDKVQITTNKALPDDPAVSQPALCYYDLPFVCPPSDTKRPIHNSLTELFNGDYLSESDYILEFAKDEPCHILCSRKTSKKGMQRAYDLIKNDYIVQWYVDNDLPVGTTYISNKVNKKQYLPGFSLGYFDNQTGQAYLNTHLMFVVRYHAVTSDTFTIVGLEVYPRSIVDYNCPGASKDFIPLEVKVPENNDDPTYLPFSYSVYWREEFDLPWNQRWDLFKTADELLREKDLSFHWYSLINSNSITVGVITFLCLVISMNRMRILYNKSWKKRQLSITTTTTTRYPNIFTICITSGIQFFFLLISSVLITFQISKFHQIKDTIIVALFFIAFGIIVSVFIGTLIQRTFILTNFPDKYYLTNPILFGSTLPAFILLSMFIINSIIYLSEKNHAFPFKLSMYFFTSYFILSIPLSIISGVLSTRFISFPKYPSRSLPTSPNLNLDFEKTSSTSSSSSLSKYSMKYRVAMILLYLSLTGLIPSIILYLEISLIINSVWNLNSNIYQLLIVILISSQILCIIITSISYLINSQFIFRNTNTNTTTTNPLTNNNNANNSNNNNNNNNKISWQWRSFFIGASPFIFIEFYIFYFVFGIKVITVSATQIASIYYFTLLNVLFSLMLGSISYMVNRCLFAINYNNNNNNYLHLND, encoded by the coding sequence ATGAAATATAAACCCCGCAACTCCTCCACCTTGGCCAATTGGCTTAGTCTCGTCGTCTCCGTCGTCCTGCTAATACTTTCCCTGCAATACATTTCCCATCTCATACACGTCAACTCTCCACAATTGGAtgatagaaaaatattcaaatcttACCATAACAACAATATCAACGGGTGGATTAAACCAAACTTATACAAAGTAGGTGACAAAGTTCAAATCACCACCAACAAAGCCCTTCCGGACGACCCTGCTGTATCTCAGCCTGCCTTGTGCTATTATGATTTACCATTCGTGTGTCCCCCTTCGGACACGAAAAGACCAATCCACAATTCTCTCACTGAATTGTTTAACGGTGATTATCTATCGGAATCAGATTACATCTTGGAATTCGCCAAAGATGAACCTTGCCACATCTTATGTTCAAGGAAAACTTCTAAAAAGGGTATGCAGAGAGCTTATGATCTGATTAAAAACGATTATATCGTTCAATGGTATGTCGACAATGATTTACCCGTCGGAACCACCTACATTTCCAATAAAGTCAACAAGAAACAATATTTGCCAGGGTTTTCACTAGGGTATTTTGATAACCAAACAGGACAAGCTTATTTGAACACTCATTTGATGTTTGTGGTCAGATACCACGCAGTCACGTCGGATACTTTCACTATTGTTGGATTAGAAGTTTACCCACGTTCCATTGTCGATTACAACTGTCCCGGTGCTTCCAAAGATTTCATACCTTTGGAAGTCAAAGTCCCcgaaaataatgatgatccAACTTATTTGCCTTTCTCCTACAGTGTTTATTGGAGAGAAGAGTTCGATTTGCCTTGGAATCAAAGATGGGATCTATTCAAAACCGCTGATGAGTTGTTACGTGAAAAAGATCTTAGTTTCCATTGGTACTCCCTAATCAATTCCAACTCCATTACCGTAGGTGTCATTACTTTCTTATGTCTCGTCATTTCCATGAATAGAATGAGAATCCTCTACAACAAATCCTGGAAAAAAAGACAACTCAGTATCACCACTACCACAACCACTAGatatccaaatattttcacCATCTGTATCACCAGTGGTattcaattcttcttcttgttAATCTCTTCGGTACTAATCACCTTCCAAATCTCGAAATTCCATCAGATTAAAGATACCATCATCGTGGCCTTATTCTTTATTGCTTTTGGTATAATCGTTTCCGTCTTTATCGGTACATTAATTCAACGTACGTTCATCTTAACAAATTTCCCTgacaaatattatttgacaAATCCAATCCTCTTTGGTTCCACTTTACCGGCTTTCATTCTTCTATCTATGTTTATCATCAATTCCATCATTTATCTCtctgaaaaaaatcatgCTTTCCCCTTTAAACTAAGCATGTATTTTTTCACAAGTTATTTCATCCTTTCCATCCCCTTATCCATTATCTCGGGTGTCTTATCCACCAGATTCATCTCATTCCCCAAATACCCTTCAAGATCTCTTCCAACTTCtccaaatttgaatttggattttgaaaaaacgtcttctacttcttcttcttcttcattgtCCAAATATTCTATGAAATATCGTGTTGCAATGATCCTCCTATATCTTTCACTCACAGGACTCATTCCATCCATCATCTTATATTTGGAAATCTCTTTGATTATCAATTCTGTttggaatttaaattcaaatatttaccaattattaatcgtcattttaatttcttcacaAATATTATGTATTATAATAACAAGTATATCATACTTGATCAATTCACAATTCATTTTCCGTAACACCAATACAAATACCACTACAACTAACCCActtacaaataataataatgctaataatagcaataataacaataataataacaacaaaATCAGTTGGCAATGGAGAAGTTTCTTTATTGGAGCAAGTccattcatttttattgaattctacatcttttattttgtatttggTATAAAAGTCATCACTGTATCAGCCACACAAATAGCTtcgatttattattttacatTACTCAACGTTTTATTCTCTTTAATGTTGGGTTCAATAAGTTACATGGTTAATCGTTGTCTATTTgcaataaattataataataacaataacaattatTTACACCTTAACGATTGA
- the LSM4 gene encoding U6 snRNA complex subunit LSM4 (similar to Saccharomyces cerevisiae LSM4 (YER112W); ancestral locus Anc_7.410) gives MLPLYLLTNVKGQKMTIELKNGEVVEGELTNVDNWMNLTLTNVSQHNGSDFISGPQVEVVKSKEIYLRGTYIKYISLQKDIIDQVKTQINNNNMNNGGGRGGNNYRRQQNKYNSSNNYNKKHGNYNGNNSNNRNRNYNNSNSSNNQRRSYYNDHNRSHHNNHQQQQQQQQQQHNHQESYNSNNSNSRFHDQERVEF, from the coding sequence atgttaCCATTATATCTATTGACCAATGTGAAAGGTCAAAAAATGactattgaattaaaaaatggaGAAGTAGTAGAAGGTGAATTGACCAATGTTGATAATTGGATGAATTTAACACTGACAAATGTATCTCAACATAATGGATCCGATTTTATTTCTGGACCACAAGTTGAAGTTGTTAAATCGAAGGAAATTTACTTACGAGGCacatatattaaatatatttctttacaAAAAGATATCATTGATCAAGTCAAGAcacaaattaataataataatatgaataatgGTGGTGGTCGTGGTGGTAATAATTATAGAAGacaacaaaataaatataacagTTCCAACAactataataaaaaacatgGTAATTACAACggtaataatagtaataatagaaacagaaattataacaatagtaatagtagCAATAATCAACGTCGTTCGTATTATAATGACCACAATAGATCACACCATAACAATCAtcaacaacagcaacaacagcaacaacaacaacataATCATCAAGAAAGTTAtaacagcaacaacagcaacagccGTTTCCATGATCAAGAACGTGTAGAGTTTTAA